tagcaacgctataagaggggctgagcaaagcggtaacatagccaaacaacggtttgctaggacaatggtgggttagaggtttgacatggcaatttgggaggcttgcaagcaagtggtaggcatcatagcaatggcatagcaaaagagcgagcaaactagcatagcaaagatagtagtgatttcgagggtatgatcatcttgcctgcacagttgtcagagttgactggatccttgaaagcaaactcaacgggctcctcgttagcgaactcgtctcccggctctacccaaacaagacaaacaagcaacaaggatacaatcaaccatgtgcaagaacaagcaatacgatgaaatgatgatatgctatgcgggatgcgatgcgggatgcaaaatgcaagatatgacaggaaatgcatgaacctggcctcaacttggaattccaagggtgccactggaaagatgagatgaaatcgcttgaaaacgatataaagaacgccggaatcgaagttacggtttggaaatggcaagcgattcaaaaatgacaccggtctgcgatttacaacaagtaggcatctaaatgcaatgaaatgaacatgctacagcacccaaacataacaacaaaatacatggcagggatgcacacaagatgcttaaaaaaagtctagcactgagatacggccaaatcatccattaacaggttcaaacaagcatggcaaaaatgcaaatggcaaacagatctccgacttagtgaaatcaacacttgtctggaatttcagatcatatagccctcttcggagcaacgaaacaacatgccacaggacctgaacatgacaaagaaagacatggcatggagctactcaacaatcttaacaaaagtcccttagtgaccttgagccaaaagggatcacaaaatatactaacaagcacacgaacatagcaaaaacataatcagttttcagacttagtgaaaattgggacatgctgaaacataactcacgaaggcatgtttacgagctcgatgcactcaccacggtgcaagtcatggcaagacaagcatacatcccttaataaggcacaaaatgcaagctagacatagcaagaacaatagcatagcatgcacggatcaattacaATAACgttggcaaaatcgcaaacaagttgacgatctgcccagattcgcaacgaagcaaaagtagagctcgattgactcaagctagggtgctccataattgcaaataaagacatggatggatagagcactacaatattaataaaacatccttactgatcatcctcaaaagaggcacggatcactaggaaacaacaagaacatatggcatcatgagataaacaatcccaggacttagtgaaatcactaagtccctgaaaacagaattagcaagtgcaccactttgcaagcttgcacaagtcacaacACAAATCCTAAAAATACACGGGTTGCACCTATGGAGAGAtgtcaaaacccttaacaaaacatatgtacaactcatgggcataacatgcacacaataatcatggcataaatgacaaaagtgctaaacggagtagcagatctgacaattaactcaagtagccctcttctaacaacatttagggcatcaagatgagcttaaatgaaaatgatgcaatggaactaaatgatgtactctctgagatgaacattttgatatgctatatgcttgaatcggagctacggatgcaaagttacggagcctcgaacatgggcatatgaactaaaaatatccgggacttggtgaaaaaaactaccccggattagggtttactgtagcaaccccgatccagatctggatcgcactGTTCACCGGAGCGCGGAAGCCGAGGATGGCGGGGACGAAGACGGCGGCCGGCGGaggcgaggtcgccggcggccggggcggcggcgcaggggccCGCGGCGGCCGGGGCGGCTCGCGGCGCTCCNNNNNNNNNNNNNNNNNNNNNNNNNNNNNNNNNNNNNNNNNNNNNNNNNNNNNNNNNNNNNNNNNNNNNNNNNNNNNNNNNNNNNNNNNNNNNNNNNNNNNNNNNNNNNNNNNNNNNNNNNNNNNNNNNNNNNNNNNNNNNNNNNNNNNNNNNNNNNNNNNNNNNNNNNNNNNNNNNNNNNNNNNNNNNNNNNNNNNNNNNNNNNNNNNNNNNNNNNNNNNNNNNNNNNNNNNNNNNNNNNNNNNNNNNNNNNNNNNNNNNNNNNNNNNNNNNNNNNNNNNNNNNNNNNNNNNNNNNNNNNNNNNNNNNNNNNNNNNNNNNNNNNNNNCGgcgcccgccacgtggcgccccctgGTAGGCGCGGGCGGCTGCGCGGACAATGTCCGTCGGCGCaactttttgtccggcggcgcgcgaagacgaatggagctagggtttcgggggaggagaaGATCCGGATTTCGGTGGTTCTTTAAAgagacatagagggagctaggagagtccaaatgaggtgcggttttcggccacgcgatcgtgatcgaacgctctagaacatggagcagagttaggtgggttttgggccaaattggaggggtgttgggctgcaacacacacgaggccttttcggtccctcggttaaccgttggagtatcaaacgaagtccaaatgatacgaaacttgacaggcggtctaccggtagtaaaccaaggccgcttggcaagtctcggtccaatccggaaatgtttaatccccacacacgaaagaaagctagaaatgaccaccggaggagaatggagcgccggaatgcaaaacggacaacggggaaaatgctcgaatgcatgagacgaacacgtatgcaaatgcaatgcacatgatgacatgatatgagatgcatgacaatgacaacaacacacggagacaaaaacccaaacccaaggaaataaaataacttaacgccggaaacggcaagagttggagtgcaaatagggaaagttacatccgggttgttacgcgtttgttcctgaggacatgggagaagtcttgctatttgtagtcatgtgaatttggtattcattcgatattttgatgagatgtatgttgtctctcctctagtggtgttatgtgaacgtcgactacatgacacttcaccattatttgggcctagaggaaggcattgggaagtaataagtagatgatgggttgctagcgacagaatcttaaaccctagtttatccgttgcttcgtaaggggttgatttggatccatatgtttcatgctatggttaggtttaccctaatacttttgttgtagttgcggatgcttgcaatagaggtttttataagtgggatgtttgtccaagtaagggcagcacccaagcaccggtccacccacatatcaaattatcaaagtaccgaacgcgaatcatatgaacgtgatgaaaactagcttgacgataattcccatgtgtcctcgggagcgcttttctctatataagagtttgtccaggcttgtcctttgcaacaaaaaggattgggccaccttgctgtactttattcacttttgttacttgttgctcgttacaaattatcttgtcacaaaactatctattacctacaatttcagcacttgcagagaataccttgctgaaaaccgcttatcatttccttctgctcctcgttgggttcgacactcttacttatcgaaaggactacgatagatcccctatacttgtgggtcatcatcatgCTATACCGTCCAGGTTCTGCCGAGGATCGTATGTATGACCCCGAGCTATTTTGTCTCTGTTTTTTCTTTGGGGTGAGGCGGGTTGTTGTTCAGATTGagctgccgctttatcccgactgcatagtggtcggttagccgcattgtcccgaccacgtggtacaAGTGCCGGCgccctcatcgaactgaggtagcaacctgtgcttaggGTAACCCTTGGTTGTGTGCTTGGGGTCGTATTCTTCGTCCACTAGGATGTCTATCCATCTATCcttgagcaggtcttggtcagcttgaagctgctgctgtttcttattCAGGCTCCTTGCCATGGCTAACAGTCGGCGTTTAAAGCGCTCCCGCTCAAGAGGTTCCttgggcacgatgaaatcctcgtcaCCGAGGCTCtcttcatcctcggagagtggaaggtaattactgtcctccgagtcttcatgtaTGGCCTGTTCATGCGGGCTATCATGCTCGTCCTCTAGTTCGTTCTGTTCGGATGTTGCCCCAACAGGGGCTTCACTGTCTTCGGCATCGTCTCGGGTGTTGTCTCCGGTGTCAGTATTACTTTCTTTTgcacggcgtgacttagagcggtgccgctgatgcCGGCGTCTGGGCTGTGTCTcaagaggtttatcctcaactggatcttctttgttGTCGTCGTTagtttctttaggtgtatccaccatgtatacatcgtatgaagaAGTGACTGTCCCGCGTCCGGTGAGTGGCGGGTTTCGGCCCTGCTCTTCTTcgacatcgtcgtctataccgtcgaagtcttcggagccataatagagcatgtcggttgagtcctcgacagtggctatggagTGGGTGGCGGGTGGTAAGCGAGATTAtccatcatcagcccctagttcCAACCGAACATAGTTTGGgtgtgagtcccccgccaaggacaagtttttcaatgagtttagcatgtcgctcaaaggcgagtgctggaagatgtctgcggcgctgaattcaaAGATCGATAAACGATTAAGTTCGGCGTCCACGGGCTCGCATGGTTTGGAACTtacagccggagacgagtccggagttccggtggtACATGTGTCGTGTGAGAtcgagtctatgtgcggctccaacatcgtggaatctatggcctccgtggtgggggtcGATCCTCCCATCCTAGGATGGCGCAGTCTGCTCTGAATCTAAGGTTAGAGCGGTTATGGGAGCTGTCTCCTGGatgcggtccgatgacagatttaggtcatgtccctcggggtgaccaggagtggtagccgcggtctcgaatccggcgaagatcaagtctccacgaatgtccgcaacgtagttcaagctcccaaatctgacctgatggccaggggcgtagctttcgatctgctccagatggccaagcgagttggcccgctgaGCGAAACCgttgaacacgaagatctgtccggggaggaaggctcCCCCTTGGGCAGCATCGTTgtagatggttgaaggagccaccaaacctcttgatgacggcacggtggaactctcaatgaaagcaccaatgtcagtgtcaaaactggcggatctcaggtagggggtcccgaactatgcgtctaaggtcgatggtaacaggagacaggggacacaatgttttacccaggttcgggccctctctatggaggtaataccctacgtcctgcttgattgatcttgatgaatatgagtattacaagatttgatctaccacgagatcgtaatggctaaaccctagaggtctagcttgtatggctatgataatgagtgtcccctccggactaagtcctccggtttatataaacaccgggaggatctagggttacacaaggtcggttacaaagaaaagaATCTTcatatttagtcgccaagcttgccttccacgccaaggagagtctcatccggacacgggtgcagtcttcggtctttgtatcttcacagcccatcagtccggcccatggctaacaggccggacgcccgaggaccccttagtccaggactccctcggaggGCCCCCTCCAAAATGTTACGACCGCGGATAAATGTTGATTGGGTCCTACTAATAATGCGGTGCGCTACCGGGGTTAAACGAGTCGAACACGCtttggaacaaaatttgaaagggGCGTTAATAAATGCAATGGGTCTAAACTGCCTAATGTTATCTGCGCCCTGCACTTTTGGAATTAACGAGAGAATTCCAAAGTTCAGACGGGAGATGCCAACCTCCCCGCGCATGAAACCGTTGCACAGAGAGAATATCGGCCCCTTGAGCGTGGACCAAAACCGCTTAAACATGGCAACGGGCCAGCCATCGGGGCCCGGGGCCGTGTCAGACTTTATGCCGAGGAGGGCAGCATCGATTTCTTGGGGGAGGAAGGCCAGGCCCAGCTCCTCGTTTTCAAGGTCAGGGACCGTGAGCACCGGATCCCATAAATCCGCGCGAAGTCTTGCTAATGGCTGCTCACTCGAGCCCGTCAGCTGCATATAGAACTCGTAGACGTGGCGCATGATGTCCGATTGTCGGAGTAAGAGCCCCTGCTTTGACTGCAGACGCAATATGGCACATTTCCGACGCTGGCCATTAGCATAAGCATGGAAATATTTAGTGTTCGCATCCCTTTCAGCGTCCACTTGAGACCCCCTCGTCTACGCCAATATTCCTCCTCCGCCCGGAGAAGGGCCTCCACTTGGCCCTCCAGGGCATAGCGATGAGCGCACTCCTGCTCGGAATCTAGCTGTGCGAGCTCCGCGACAATACTCTCCCTACGCAGTTTGTTGTCCCGGCCTTGATTGGCCCCACAGCCTTTTATGGACACTCGAAGACCAGCCCCCATCTCTGTCCGGAACCCCATGGGGCCGTTGTAGGCAGGCGTCCCATTTCTGCCTAAAAACAAGTGGCCACTATCctcttcgacataggcatagtttCGGTCTCATAGGGCTTTATTGTTTTCTATATGTCTTTTTTATTTCTTATCAGGTTATGCTTGTGCGCATCGTAATCATGCAGAGGCCGCATGTCACTCGTTATGCTTTCTATCAGGTTGGTGCTACATTATGAGAGAGTTAACAAAAACGCCCTTTATCAACCAAAAAAAAACTCCCTCTTCGTCAACGGGAACAAACAGACACAATATACACATACGAACTTACTGAATGTGTTCATTTATTCATTCATTATTTTCACCAGGCATTGCTTACAACAAAAAGGTAGTAAATGTCTATCTTGTCTCTGAACTCAAATACACAGACAGGCATATATATGTATGTAGTCAGAAGAGCCAATTCATTGTTGTACTTGTAGGgtgaaaaacaaaataaataaaagtcgAGTTAGTGATCTGAGTCTGAATCTGAGATGGTATTGCTTGATCCATGTAGTAGGATATGTGCTTAGCTGGAAAGAAACAAACAGACAGACGGGCCCATTCATCAATGTTGAGGAGTTGTTCAGCCACCCCTGGAATTGGAATTGGAGTTGGAGTTGAAATTGGGTCTCTTGAGCTTGACAACGAATTCTTTGTCGTCGTGGTCATCGTCGCTGCTGTACTCAACTCTTCTCTTGGCCTTGGCGGCGGAATGATCTGTGTTGTGACGCGCtgtggaagaagaagaaaccaGTGGTACCGGTTTCTTCCAGCTCTCTGCAGGTTTGTGTTTGGTGACAGTGGTGGAATTTGGCGACTTGATGGGGGTCCCTGATTTGATCTGCTGCTGCCGTTTGAGCTTTCTGTCATAGGCTTTCTTGGCTCTCTCCGGAGATAACAGCCCATGCTCCATTAACCTGCAATATGTGTGTATGTTGTGTCTGTCAGGTAAGaatcacatacatacatacatacatacatacatacatacatacatacaggtgTGACTGTTGTTGCTTTAGTAAAATATTGGTGGAGTGGAGTAGTAGTACTCGGCAGCAGTATACGTAGTAAATTTGGAAGAGGGTACATTtttgaagtgtgtgtgtgtgtgtgtgtgtgtgtgtgtgaatcaTCAGGGAGGGATAATTCAGAGTTTGAGAGTGAAGTTGTTTGTGAATACTAGTGTAGTAATTAGGTAGCTATTCGTGATGTTTGCAGGGAGGGAAGAGCTAAGGAAGGATTTGAGTGACATTCAGAGAAATCAATGGATCAATCAGAGACTAGTACTCTACTAGTAACTGGGTTGGGATTGCAGCCTACTCTACTAGTAACTTGTGGGCAAGCAGCAGTAAGTGGCGATTAATTGGTGGAGGAGAGCAGAGGCAGAGACGTACCAGAATTCGGCCATGTCGCTGGATGGGATCTGCTTGGAGAGCGATTCGTAGAAGATCCTCAGGGGCTCCCTCTGGCAGCCAAGCAAAGCCAAATTCCATTGCAAAAAAGGGTTCCCAAATCAGATGCTTGAACTGGAAGCATACAAGTATGATAAGTATGATGAAAGAAGAAATTGTACCTCCTCTGGGGTGTCGAACTTCTGGCCGGTGAGGGAGAAGACCTTCttggccttggccttggccttgcCCCGGCCGCTAGCTGTAGTAGCGGCTTTCTTGGCGGCGGCGAGCttggccctggaggcggccagcgatATGGATCTCCCGGAtccgcctgctcctcctcctcctttacCCTGCACGCACGGCAAatcaaaagagaagagaagagaagagaagagaagagaagagagcaaTTACTTGTCGTATGTATGCAGTGTATTATTAGCAATTGAGGTTGCAATTGATGTCAGATTCGACTGGAGTAGTGGATTCTCTATCTGGTCTGGTCtggtgtggtgtggtgtggtgaATTATCATGTTATCTAGGAGTAGTGGAGTATGTATTGGTATGGCTatgagatgatgatgaagaagtagaGTAGAGGAATTGAGAGAGGCGGGGAGGAAGGAGAGTAGAGACAGACCTCGAATCTGGCCTTGGACAAGGACGACGACGACATCTCCGGCACCTTCTTCAAGCAGcctcaacaagaagaagaagaagaagaagaaagaggaaagGGGAAATTCAGATGAGGAGCGGTGCTGTGCTGTGCTGTCCcaaggacaaggacaaggacaaggaTATAATAGGAGaggagagcagagcagagcagagcagggcACGCGCTTGGCGTGGGTTTCAGTGCCACACGCACAGAAACTTCCTTTCCTTTCCCCACCCATAAACTTCCTTTTCTTAGGCCCGGCCCAACCTACCCAGCCAGCCCAGCCAAGCTAAGCCCAccactcttttttttcttttgcaggTAGCTAAGCCCAccactccttttttttctcttttgcgGGTAGCTAAGCCCACCACTCCAACCCAACAACACACAACTTCCCTTCCCTTTTACTCAAAAAAAAAacaacttcctcttcttcttcttcttcttcttcttttttgagggGTAACCAAAACAACTTGTTAAAGCATGCATTCCTCATCTATTTTTTCTAGTGTGTGTCTCAAAGGGAAATCTATTTCTTTTTTCTATGGAGGACACACTCACTTTGGTTATGCATGTGTCGTTGGTGACAACAAAGTGGGAGGCAGCCTTCTTTCGACCCCTCCCTCCATCCTGCTTTCTTCTCTTGTGGCCAATACCATGCCATGGGCTCCAGGGGAGGATCTTCTTCTCTACACATTGGACATGTTTGATAGGCTGCATATACCTCGGCCAGGCCAGCGCCGGAAGAAAAAGGCCCGTTCGGTTACCCGCATTCACTATTGGGCCTGCACAACACGAACATTACAGTCCTCAGCCAAGCCCGAGCGATGCAACCTTAGGCATGTGGCCCTGGGCGGTTGCACGCGTGGGTGCGGTCCCGAGACGTCGTGTTGTTTCCACACACGTCTTCAAAAATTACACTCACCtccccctcttcgccgctctctcccCTCTTCCCCACTCACACCGGCGGCGGCGACCAGTTGAGCTCTACTGCGAATCGATCCAAGACGGTGGCGGCAATCACCAAAGCGACTGCAGACCTCCATCGGAGCGCATCGGCCATGGCGGTAAGACCCTATCCTCTCTGTACATTCACTGCTTATGACCTGGGCTAGATTCGATTAGAGCACGCGATTGAAGAGTTAGGAGGGGATTGAACACATCGGGGGGGAGGATTGACATGAAGCAATTCTGCATCTACGGCTACTAGACTCATATGTTATTTTCCGATTACATCGGGGGCGGGAATCGGATTGCCTAGCCGCGGCGACCCTGGAGTCGCGTCGAGCGGCGGGGGGGTGTAGTCATCTTATTTTCTTCCTCATCGGCTTTGTCCTCATCGTCTTCGTCAAGAACAATGGGTCTTGCACACTCGCCTGCCGCCAGCGCCCTGGACACCATCTGCACCACGTCGTTGTCGGACTCCGACGACCCGAACGTACTACTCTAGTATGCCGAGGCACGCTGGTCTTGAGGTGCCTTGTACTGACTGTACTTGGCCCATCTTGCCCGCTGTCGAGCGTCGCCGGAATCTGCCTGATTCATGGCCCAGCGCAGGATGTCCACCGACATCGCACCTTTGGCTGGGTTCAGAACCAGTGTCTCGTCCGGCGTAGCCTTCTTTATCACAGCATCGGCGTCCTTGTGCATGTCATCGATGTTGCTGAAGTTCGAGCACACTTCCATGGTGTGCTCGAACTTCTTGCGGTCACCGAGCGAGCACCCAAGGAAGAATGCCCTCCATCCAATGCCTCAGGGGAAAGAGTTggggttggagttggagttggagttggatttCATGCCGAGGAGAGGTGGAAGAGGAAAGGTGGTGAAATAGAGGGGGTTTGAGTGCAGTGCTGAGTTAGTGGGGTGGGTTAATATAGGAGCGTTAGGCTGATATGAATGGATGTTGACCATTGATATGCGTGTTGTTCATAATGCAGATGGACAAGGGCAAGGAGGTggtgccatgatacgtctccatcatatctacttttccaaactcgttTGCCCTTGTttaggactctaatttgcatgatttgaatggaactaacctggattgacgctgttttcagcagaattgccatggtgttgtttttgtgcagaaatcaaagttctcagaTTGACCTAAAAATGTACGAAGAATTTTTGCGGAATAAATAAAAAGTATTGGCAAAAAAATATACCAGAGGGGGGCACCCAGGAGCCACAAGcttagggggcgcgcccagccccccCCTAATTCCAACTCCACATATACCTATTCGCGGAGAAAtaaacagagagaaggattcatcgtgttttacgatacggagccaccgccacctcctgttcttcatcgggagggctgacctagagtccgttcggggctccggagggtGGAATTCGACGTCGACATCATCATTAACCTTCCTCCGTCGCCAATTTCATGACGCTCATAgctgggagtgagtaatttcttcataggcttgctggacggtgatgggttggatgagatctatcatgtaatcgagttagttttgttagggatcgatgcctagtatccactatgttctgagattgatgatgctatgactttgctatgcataatgcttgtcactagggcttgagtgccatgatttcagatctgaacctattatgttttcatgaatatatttgtgttcttgatcctatcttgcaagttatacacgcctattacgagttatgatcccataccccaaggtgacaataattgggattttttccagtgattaccgtagtttgaggagttcatgtattcactaagtgttaatgttttgttccggttctctattaaaaggaggacttaatatcccttagtttccttatggaccccactgccatgggagggtatgacaaaatatgtcatgcaagttcttttccgtaagcacgtatgaatatatatggaatacatgcctatat
The sequence above is a segment of the Triticum dicoccoides isolate Atlit2015 ecotype Zavitan chromosome 1A, WEW_v2.0, whole genome shotgun sequence genome. Coding sequences within it:
- the LOC119295437 gene encoding uncharacterized protein LOC119295437 is translated as MSSSSLSKARFEGKGGGGAGGSGRSISLAASRAKLAAAKKAATTASGRGKAKAKAKKVFSLTGQKFDTPEEREPLRIFYESLSKQIPSSDMAEFWLMEHGLLSPERAKKAYDRKLKRQQQIKSGTPIKSPNSTTVTKHKPAESWKKPVPLVSSSSTARHNTDHSAAKAKRRVEYSSDDDHDDKEFVVKLKRPNFNSNSNSNSRGG